The following proteins are encoded in a genomic region of Desulfosporosinus youngiae DSM 17734:
- a CDS encoding complex I subunit 4 family protein produces the protein MSALPTVGSLSMLLPFTILAPLAAMLLIVFLPKEETKTIKLVAAMGMFVSLAFSLYAFFNYQWALGGMQYTLTIPWVPDLGVNLALGVDGLSLPMLLLTNLIGFASIYASWNIDKRVKEFFILLLILIAGVMGTFIARDLFIFFLFYEIVVIPIYIMVIIWGSTKRVTKEYAAMKLTIYLLIGSAFLLVGMVALYLAAGANGNPTFMFDQLAARQDLYSPAFQKVAFALMIIGFGSLISMFPFHSWSPDGYAGAPTAVSMIHAGVLKKIGGYGLIRLGIYVLPIGAKFWAPYIATLAVVSVLYAAFIALAQKDLKYVVGYSSVSHMGYVIIAVAALTPTAATGAVAMMFAHGVMAALFFSMIGFIYEKTHTRNIADLGGLAHQVPRLAIGFVIAGMASLGLPGTVNFIAEFTIFMGAIKVLPVHTVLGIAGIIFTAVYILRTIANVLFGPRRSEWDHLTDIRGPELVPLVLFTVVIFAAGIFPNLLLGMIDTGVTSSGLAKVLETVSQAKMGGLF, from the coding sequence ATGTCTGCACTACCAACAGTGGGTTCACTGTCCATGCTGCTGCCCTTCACCATACTGGCACCCTTAGCGGCCATGCTGCTGATCGTCTTCTTGCCCAAAGAAGAGACCAAAACCATAAAACTAGTGGCAGCCATGGGGATGTTTGTCTCCTTAGCCTTCTCCCTTTACGCCTTCTTTAACTATCAATGGGCACTGGGCGGAATGCAGTATACCCTGACCATTCCCTGGGTTCCCGATCTTGGCGTCAACTTAGCCCTGGGTGTTGACGGCTTAAGCTTACCCATGCTTCTGCTGACCAACCTCATCGGTTTCGCTTCGATCTATGCTTCCTGGAATATAGATAAGCGGGTTAAAGAATTCTTCATTTTACTGCTGATTCTGATTGCCGGGGTTATGGGAACCTTTATTGCCCGGGATCTGTTTATCTTCTTCCTCTTCTATGAAATCGTGGTCATTCCCATCTATATCATGGTGATCATCTGGGGCAGCACCAAACGGGTTACCAAAGAATACGCAGCCATGAAGCTGACCATTTACCTGCTGATCGGATCAGCCTTCCTGCTGGTCGGAATGGTGGCTCTCTACCTGGCAGCCGGTGCCAATGGCAACCCGACCTTTATGTTTGATCAGCTGGCAGCAAGGCAAGACCTCTACAGCCCCGCTTTCCAAAAGGTCGCCTTTGCCTTAATGATCATCGGATTCGGATCTCTGATTTCCATGTTCCCCTTCCACTCCTGGTCACCGGACGGATATGCCGGCGCGCCTACGGCGGTCAGTATGATTCACGCGGGTGTCCTGAAGAAAATCGGGGGCTATGGCTTAATCCGTTTAGGAATCTATGTCCTGCCCATCGGAGCAAAATTCTGGGCTCCGTACATTGCGACTCTGGCCGTTGTCAGTGTGCTTTATGCCGCGTTCATCGCCCTGGCTCAGAAAGACCTCAAATATGTCGTGGGATATTCCTCCGTCAGCCATATGGGGTATGTAATCATCGCCGTCGCAGCCTTGACGCCCACCGCAGCAACCGGTGCCGTGGCCATGATGTTTGCCCACGGTGTCATGGCAGCGCTGTTCTTCTCCATGATCGGTTTTATCTACGAGAAGACTCATACCCGCAATATCGCCGATCTGGGCGGACTGGCCCATCAGGTGCCGCGCTTGGCCATCGGATTCGTGATTGCAGGTATGGCTTCCCTGGGCTTGCCGGGAACCGTCAACTTCATTGCGGAATTCACGATTTTTATGGGAGCCATTAAGGTATTGCCGGTCCACACCGTGCTGGGAATTGCCGGGATAATCTTTACAGCCGTCTATATTTTACGGACGATCGCCAACGTTCTCTTCGGGCCGCGCCGTTCCGAATGGGATCATCTGACGGATATTCGCGGACCTGAACTAGTTCCGCTGGTATTATTCACTGTCGTGATCTTTGCTGCAGGAATATTCCCGAACCTTTTACTGGGTATGATTGATACCGGAGTTACCTCCTCAGGCCTTGCCAAGGTCCTTGAGACGGTGAGTCAGGCGAAGATGGGAGGGTTGTTCTAA
- a CDS encoding NADH-quinone oxidoreductase subunit C, with protein MANDILKVRVGELAARVNGEVAESLGELELTVDGGYSIIALTEAKNFADAPCDFLHDLCGMDLEDHLEVVYQLSSLRGPQRLRIVARVERDNPVLDSATHIWKGADFLEREAFDMFGIQFRGHPNLKRIYMWDDFDGYPLRKDYVTESYEQRAVMRVRKEGE; from the coding sequence ATGGCAAATGATATTTTGAAGGTTCGAGTGGGGGAGTTAGCAGCTAGGGTTAACGGAGAGGTTGCAGAGAGCCTTGGTGAACTCGAATTAACCGTTGACGGCGGATATTCAATAATAGCGTTAACAGAAGCTAAGAATTTTGCGGATGCCCCGTGCGATTTCTTGCATGACTTATGTGGAATGGATTTGGAGGATCACCTCGAAGTTGTTTATCAATTATCCAGTCTTCGCGGTCCTCAGCGTTTACGAATTGTAGCCAGAGTTGAACGGGACAATCCTGTGCTTGATTCGGCTACCCACATTTGGAAGGGAGCGGACTTTTTAGAGCGTGAGGCCTTCGATATGTTCGGTATACAGTTTAGAGGACATCCTAATTTAAAGCGTATCTATATGTGGGATGATTTTGATGGGTATCCACTGCGGAAAGATTATGTTACCGAGAGTTATGAACAGCGTGCTGTTATGCGAGTAAGAAAAGAAGGGGAATAG
- a CDS encoding NuoI/complex I 23 kDa subunit family protein, with translation MFGKGLLKGLSITIKRLYGPNLTEYYPEVKPVLPSRTRSSMVLEPEKCIACGLCVHACPNQVISLTSEKDEKNKKVLKTYEMNMGRCLLCGLCTEACPTKALKLCQVYENAVYHREELIWDMMARSRQTNRSSRKED, from the coding sequence GTGTTTGGCAAAGGTTTATTAAAAGGCTTGAGTATTACGATTAAACGTCTCTACGGTCCCAATCTCACGGAATATTATCCTGAAGTAAAGCCGGTTCTTCCTTCTCGTACAAGGAGTTCTATGGTTCTTGAACCCGAGAAGTGTATTGCTTGCGGGCTTTGTGTCCACGCTTGTCCGAATCAGGTTATTAGTCTAACCAGCGAAAAGGATGAGAAGAATAAAAAAGTATTAAAGACTTACGAAATGAACATGGGCCGCTGTCTTTTGTGTGGATTATGTACGGAAGCCTGCCCAACCAAAGCACTTAAACTCTGCCAGGTTTATGAAAATGCGGTCTACCACCGTGAAGAATTAATCTGGGATATGATGGCGCGTTCTAGGCAAACGAACAGGTCAAGCAGGAAGGAGGATTAA
- a CDS encoding NADH-quinone oxidoreductase subunit J family protein, translating into MSTIVFFVFAILAIAAAWGVVTSKNIVHSAFYLALSFAGVAVLYILMNADFLAAVQLLIYTGAVAVMVVFAVMLTLRGDVRESSPENRRWMVGALVAVSVFAMIALVVLTNADWRVLPTPWTGGGSAEDMSLLLLSQFMIPFEASAVLLTVALIGAVILAKGVKESK; encoded by the coding sequence GTGAGCACTATCGTTTTCTTTGTATTTGCCATATTGGCGATTGCTGCTGCATGGGGTGTCGTTACATCAAAGAACATCGTGCATAGCGCTTTCTATCTGGCACTTTCCTTTGCAGGGGTTGCGGTCCTTTACATTCTGATGAATGCGGATTTTTTGGCGGCTGTACAACTGCTGATTTATACAGGCGCGGTGGCCGTCATGGTTGTCTTTGCAGTCATGTTAACCCTGCGGGGTGATGTTCGGGAAAGCAGTCCGGAAAACCGTCGTTGGATGGTAGGTGCGCTGGTAGCTGTGTCCGTGTTTGCCATGATTGCGCTGGTCGTTCTCACCAATGCGGACTGGCGGGTGTTACCGACACCGTGGACAGGCGGAGGGTCGGCTGAAGACATGTCATTACTCTTACTCTCCCAATTTATGATTCCCTTTGAAGCTTCAGCTGTTTTGCTTACCGTTGCCTTAATTGGAGCCGTAATCCTGGCGAAGGGAGTGAAAGAAAGCAAATGA
- the nuoK gene encoding NADH-quinone oxidoreductase subunit NuoK, translating into MNLSNLSVGLSTYLLVGAMLFCLGLYGVFAKRNIIALLMSIELMLNAVNINFVAFNRFLWNQKIDVHYLLTGHVAAIFVIVIAAAEVAVGLALIITIYRNRRSTNVDELNWLKW; encoded by the coding sequence ATGAATTTGAGTAATTTAAGTGTTGGGCTTTCTACCTATCTCTTAGTTGGCGCCATGCTCTTTTGTTTGGGGCTGTACGGAGTCTTTGCCAAGAGAAATATTATTGCCTTGCTCATGTCCATTGAGCTGATGCTTAATGCCGTCAATATCAACTTTGTGGCCTTCAATCGCTTCCTTTGGAACCAGAAGATTGATGTGCACTACTTGCTGACCGGGCATGTGGCAGCCATATTCGTAATTGTCATCGCAGCTGCTGAAGTAGCCGTTGGACTGGCTTTGATTATTACCATTTATCGTAATCGCCGGTCAACCAACGTGGACGAATTAAATTGGTTAAAGTGGTAA
- a CDS encoding NADH-quinone oxidoreductase subunit D gives MMIEGTQEYAINMGPQHPSTHGVFRMVVHLDGEVVTKIEPKIGYLHRGLEKMAESRTYNQFVPYTDRLDYLAGPHNSLGYVQAVEKLMNIEVPERAEYLRIIFAELGRIASHLVMIASGSLDISGWTPWSYCFRDRERILDLFEMTAGNRMTPNYFRIGGVSQDVPDEFMPALKSFLEDMPEMIEEYYGIFFGNEIAQSRMKSVGILPKEWAENLLITGANLRASGVQYDVRKAEPYGIYDRFDFNIPVLYGCDTYDRHFIRLLEIQESKKIIQQAFKEIPAGPVMAKVSKVIKPPAGKVYHRVENPKGEMGWYIVSNGTTKPARVRIRTGAFVNVQMLPDIVTGWKIQDLVTIFASMDLVLGEVDK, from the coding sequence ATGATGATTGAAGGAACTCAAGAGTACGCCATAAACATGGGCCCCCAACATCCGAGTACCCATGGCGTGTTTCGCATGGTGGTCCATTTGGATGGAGAAGTTGTTACCAAAATTGAACCTAAAATTGGGTATCTCCACCGTGGGCTGGAAAAAATGGCGGAAAGCCGGACCTATAACCAGTTTGTTCCATACACCGACCGCTTAGATTATCTTGCAGGCCCGCATAACAGTCTTGGTTACGTCCAGGCAGTTGAAAAATTGATGAACATAGAAGTGCCGGAACGTGCTGAGTACCTCCGGATAATTTTCGCGGAATTGGGACGGATTGCAAGCCACTTAGTTATGATTGCGAGTGGGTCTTTAGATATTAGCGGCTGGACTCCCTGGAGTTATTGTTTTCGTGACCGCGAGCGGATTCTCGACCTTTTTGAGATGACGGCGGGTAATCGTATGACCCCGAATTACTTTCGAATCGGCGGGGTCAGTCAGGATGTTCCTGACGAATTTATGCCTGCCCTTAAGAGCTTTCTGGAAGATATGCCGGAGATGATTGAGGAGTACTACGGTATCTTTTTCGGTAATGAAATTGCCCAGTCACGCATGAAAAGTGTCGGCATTCTCCCTAAGGAATGGGCAGAAAATCTGCTTATAACCGGAGCGAATCTACGAGCTTCCGGAGTACAGTATGATGTGCGCAAAGCTGAACCTTACGGCATTTACGACAGGTTTGATTTCAATATCCCGGTGTTGTATGGCTGTGATACCTATGACCGGCACTTTATTCGGCTGCTGGAGATTCAAGAGAGCAAAAAGATTATCCAACAGGCCTTTAAAGAAATCCCAGCCGGGCCTGTGATGGCCAAGGTTTCCAAGGTGATTAAGCCGCCGGCCGGCAAGGTTTACCATCGAGTTGAGAACCCTAAGGGAGAAATGGGCTGGTACATTGTCAGTAATGGGACGACGAAGCCGGCTCGGGTTCGCATTCGTACCGGCGCATTTGTTAATGTTCAAATGCTGCCGGATATTGTTACCGGCTGGAAGATACAAGATCTTGTGACTATTTTCGCATCTATGGATCTTGTTTTAGGTGAAGTTGACAAGTAA
- the nuoH gene encoding NADH-quinone oxidoreductase subunit NuoH, with the protein MDALNKLFVNIAAAIRGLFADSHSFGADLTINIIAFIVLFLIMVVAALFLSLVERKFAHWVSQRSGPNRLGPHGWFQFIADAVKMLGKEDITPVNVDKFLFKMAPMMLVGITLMVFGIIPFGEGMVAIDLDLGIFYFFAVSSLSTLAMLMAGWASNNKYSLLGGLRAVAQMISYEIPLLFSLLGVVMITQTFNLSSIIDAQKTIPFIYLQPLAFVIFLIAGIAETNRAPFDHIQGEQEIVAGPFTEYSGLRWGLFMLAEYGNVVATSAIAVSMFLGGWHGPEFLPGWLWFILKIWLVIFLMMWVRWTFVRMRIDHLMHFAWKILLPLTLVNIFLTGLGIYVYDLLIMRMGG; encoded by the coding sequence ATGGACGCTTTAAATAAACTGTTTGTCAATATTGCGGCTGCCATCCGTGGACTTTTTGCCGATTCCCACTCGTTTGGGGCTGACTTGACCATTAATATTATTGCTTTTATTGTGCTCTTCTTAATTATGGTCGTGGCAGCTTTGTTTCTTAGTTTGGTGGAACGCAAATTTGCCCACTGGGTATCACAGAGATCAGGCCCTAATCGACTGGGGCCACACGGCTGGTTCCAATTTATTGCCGATGCGGTCAAAATGTTGGGTAAGGAAGATATTACACCTGTTAATGTGGATAAATTCCTCTTTAAAATGGCTCCCATGATGCTGGTAGGGATTACCTTGATGGTCTTTGGGATAATTCCCTTCGGAGAAGGAATGGTGGCTATTGATCTGGATCTGGGTATATTTTACTTTTTTGCGGTTTCGTCACTGTCTACGTTAGCGATGTTAATGGCCGGCTGGGCGTCTAATAATAAATACTCCTTACTTGGCGGACTGCGAGCGGTAGCTCAAATGATAAGTTATGAAATTCCCTTGCTCTTTTCTTTGCTTGGTGTTGTCATGATTACGCAGACCTTTAATCTATCCTCCATCATTGATGCTCAGAAAACGATTCCCTTTATTTACCTGCAGCCTTTGGCCTTTGTAATTTTTCTGATAGCCGGGATTGCTGAGACTAACAGGGCTCCTTTTGATCATATTCAAGGGGAGCAGGAGATCGTTGCCGGACCTTTCACGGAGTACTCCGGACTTAGATGGGGACTGTTCATGCTGGCTGAATATGGTAATGTGGTCGCCACCTCGGCAATCGCTGTTTCGATGTTCCTGGGCGGTTGGCACGGTCCTGAATTTTTGCCGGGCTGGTTGTGGTTTATTCTCAAAATCTGGCTGGTAATTTTCTTGATGATGTGGGTTCGCTGGACCTTCGTTCGAATGAGAATTGATCACCTTATGCATTTTGCCTGGAAGATCTTGCTTCCGTTAACGTTGGTGAATATTTTCTTAACGGGTTTGGGCATTTATGTTTATGATTTGCTCATTATGCGGATGGGAGGGTAA